One region of Neisseria mucosa genomic DNA includes:
- a CDS encoding phenylalanine--tRNA ligase subunit alpha: protein MENVNRIVAEGIAAVEAAQDFNALEQIKARYLGKTGELTGLLKTLGQMSPEERKTIGAHINECKNQFQTAFNNKRDALNEAKLQAQLAAEALDITLPGRAQENGGLHPVTLTLQRVVELFHGMGFEVADGPEIEDDFHNFQALNIPANHPARAMQDTFYVENGDVLRTHTSPIQIRYMLDKKEPPIRIIAPGRVYRVDSDATHSPMFHQAEGLWVEEGVTFADLKAVFTDFIRRFFERDDLQVRFRPSFFPFTEPSAEIDIMGENGKWLEVGGCGMVHPNVLKNVNIDPEKYTGFAFGIGLDRFAMLRYNVNDLRLFFDNDLNFLKQFAK from the coding sequence ATGGAAAATGTAAACCGTATCGTTGCAGAAGGTATTGCCGCAGTAGAGGCCGCGCAAGACTTCAACGCTCTAGAACAAATCAAAGCCCGTTATCTTGGTAAAACCGGCGAGTTGACCGGACTTCTGAAAACCTTAGGTCAAATGTCGCCTGAAGAGCGCAAAACCATAGGTGCGCATATCAATGAATGCAAAAACCAGTTTCAGACGGCCTTTAACAATAAACGCGATGCCCTCAACGAAGCCAAACTTCAAGCCCAGCTTGCCGCCGAAGCACTCGATATTACCCTGCCCGGACGCGCGCAGGAAAATGGCGGTCTGCATCCCGTAACCCTGACTTTGCAGCGCGTGGTCGAACTCTTTCACGGTATGGGTTTTGAAGTGGCAGACGGCCCGGAAATCGAAGACGATTTCCACAACTTCCAAGCCCTGAACATCCCCGCAAACCACCCGGCACGCGCCATGCAGGATACGTTCTACGTTGAAAACGGCGATGTTTTGCGTACGCACACTTCCCCGATTCAAATCCGCTACATGCTCGATAAAAAAGAGCCGCCCATCCGTATTATCGCTCCCGGCCGCGTTTACCGTGTGGACAGCGATGCTACGCACTCACCCATGTTTCACCAAGCCGAAGGCCTGTGGGTGGAAGAGGGCGTAACCTTCGCCGATTTGAAAGCCGTGTTTACCGACTTTATCCGCCGCTTTTTCGAACGCGATGATTTGCAAGTACGTTTCCGTCCGTCTTTCTTCCCGTTCACCGAACCGTCCGCCGAAATCGACATCATGGGCGAAAACGGCAAATGGCTGGAAGTCGGCGGCTGCGGCATGGTGCATCCCAACGTGTTGAAAAACGTGAATATCGACCCCGAGAAATACACTGGTTTCGCCTTCGGCATTGGTCTCGACCGTTTCGCTATGTTGCGTTACAACGTGAATGATTTGCGACTGTTTTTTGATAACGATTTGAACTTTTTGAAGCAGTTTGCGAAATGA
- a CDS encoding phenylalanine--tRNA ligase subunit beta — translation MQFSYSWLKIQADTELSADKLEHLLTMSGLEVEEAETAAPAFTGVVIAEVKSVEKHPDADRLNVTQVDAGTGELVQIVCGAPNVKAGIKVPCSLPGAVLPGNFKIKPTKMRGVVSNGMLCSTDELGLPDDGVNGLHILPQDAPVGANIREYLDLDDTVFTLKITPNRADCLSIKGIAREVSALTGCAFKRPAIHAAPITGSRKQPVQIDAPADCGRFISRVIENVNARAATPDWMKQRLERSGIRSISALVDIGNYVMLEIGQPMHVFDADKLSGSLHIRRAREGETLKCLNEKTVSLSENTLVVADEKGALSLAGLMGGAASAVSDDTQNIVLEAAWFAPEIIAGKSRQYGFGSDSSFRFERGVDYRLQADAIERATELVLQICGGAAGEMVEAQGELPEAKQVELRLGRLKTVLGVDIPAEQVETILQHLGLQPEKTAEGFRVTAPSFRFDIEIEADLIEEIGRVYGYENIPDDYTSGRLKMLALPETRRPRFAVYNEMAARDYREVVSYAFVDEQWEHDFAANANPIRLQNPLAAQYAVMRSTLIGGLVEILQNNLNRKQNRVRVFEIARVFSKDSDGLFVQNERIGGLWYGAAMPEQWGEKTRNADFYDIKADVENLLKNKAVEFVKTEHPALHPGRAANIVSDGQVIGFVGELHPKWLQKYDLPQAPLVFEIDMAAVLEREKMRYQAVSKFQPVRRDLAFVMPETMTHDDLLAALKGAANKLVQEISVFDVYRGTGLPEGMKSMAVKVILQDMENTLTDETVEPVIGKLIDAATAAGAQLRS, via the coding sequence ATGCAATTCTCCTACTCATGGCTGAAAATCCAAGCCGATACCGAACTTTCCGCCGATAAGCTGGAACATTTGTTAACCATGTCCGGCTTGGAAGTGGAAGAGGCCGAGACTGCCGCCCCTGCGTTTACAGGCGTGGTAATTGCTGAAGTGAAATCCGTTGAAAAACATCCTGATGCCGACCGTTTGAACGTTACCCAAGTCGATGCGGGGACGGGCGAGTTGGTACAGATTGTGTGCGGTGCGCCGAATGTGAAAGCGGGCATCAAAGTGCCGTGTTCGCTGCCGGGCGCGGTGTTGCCGGGCAATTTCAAAATCAAGCCGACCAAGATGCGCGGCGTGGTGTCGAACGGGATGTTGTGTTCCACCGATGAACTCGGTCTGCCTGACGACGGCGTGAACGGCCTGCACATTCTGCCGCAAGACGCTCCCGTCGGTGCAAACATCCGTGAATATTTGGATTTGGACGATACGGTGTTCACGCTGAAAATCACGCCGAACCGTGCCGACTGCCTGAGCATCAAAGGCATTGCGCGTGAAGTGTCCGCGCTGACGGGTTGCGCGTTCAAGCGGCCTGCAATCCATGCCGCGCCAATCACAGGTAGCCGCAAACAGCCCGTGCAGATTGATGCGCCTGCCGATTGCGGCCGCTTTATCAGCCGCGTGATTGAAAACGTGAACGCGCGCGCCGCTACGCCGGATTGGATGAAGCAGCGTTTGGAGCGCAGCGGTATCCGCAGTATTTCCGCTCTGGTGGACATTGGCAATTATGTGATGCTGGAAATTGGTCAGCCGATGCATGTTTTTGATGCCGACAAACTTTCAGGCAGCCTGCACATCCGCCGTGCGCGCGAAGGTGAAACGCTGAAATGCCTGAACGAGAAAACCGTCTCTTTGTCTGAAAACACGCTGGTAGTGGCCGACGAAAAAGGTGCGTTGAGCTTGGCGGGTCTGATGGGCGGCGCGGCAAGCGCGGTTTCAGACGACACGCAAAATATCGTGCTGGAAGCGGCTTGGTTTGCGCCTGAAATCATCGCCGGCAAATCGCGCCAATACGGTTTTGGCTCGGATTCGTCGTTCCGCTTTGAGCGCGGCGTGGATTACCGTTTACAGGCTGATGCTATCGAACGCGCCACCGAATTGGTTTTGCAAATCTGCGGCGGTGCGGCAGGAGAAATGGTGGAAGCGCAAGGCGAATTGCCTGAAGCGAAGCAGGTTGAATTGCGTTTAGGTCGTCTGAAAACGGTGTTGGGCGTGGACATTCCCGCCGAACAGGTGGAAACCATTTTGCAGCACTTGGGTCTGCAGCCTGAAAAAACCGCAGAAGGCTTCCGCGTTACCGCGCCGAGTTTCCGTTTCGACATCGAAATCGAAGCCGATTTGATTGAAGAAATCGGCCGCGTTTACGGCTATGAAAATATCCCCGACGATTACACGTCAGGTCGTCTGAAAATGCTGGCGCTGCCCGAAACCCGCCGTCCGCGTTTTGCCGTTTATAACGAAATGGCGGCGCGCGACTACCGCGAAGTGGTCAGCTATGCCTTCGTTGACGAGCAGTGGGAACACGACTTTGCCGCCAACGCCAATCCCATCCGTCTGCAAAACCCGCTGGCGGCGCAGTATGCCGTGATGCGTTCCACGCTCATCGGCGGCTTGGTGGAAATTCTGCAAAACAATCTGAACCGCAAGCAAAACCGCGTGCGCGTGTTTGAAATCGCCCGCGTGTTCAGCAAGGATTCAGACGGCCTGTTTGTACAAAACGAACGCATCGGTGGCCTGTGGTACGGCGCGGCAATGCCCGAACAATGGGGAGAGAAAACGCGCAACGCGGATTTTTACGACATCAAGGCCGATGTGGAAAATCTGTTGAAAAACAAAGCAGTTGAGTTTGTCAAAACCGAACATCCCGCCCTGCATCCAGGACGCGCCGCCAATATTGTTTCAGACGGCCAAGTCATCGGCTTTGTCGGCGAATTGCATCCGAAATGGCTGCAAAAATACGACTTGCCGCAAGCACCGCTGGTATTTGAAATCGATATGGCCGCCGTGTTGGAACGCGAAAAAATGCGCTATCAGGCAGTATCGAAATTCCAGCCGGTGCGCAGGGATTTGGCGTTTGTTATGCCTGAAACCATGACTCATGATGATTTGTTGGCCGCATTGAAAGGTGCAGCAAACAAGTTGGTACAGGAAATCAGCGTATTTGACGTATATCGCGGTACGGGACTGCCTGAAGGGATGAAGAGCATGGCGGTCAAAGTGATTTTGCAGGATATGGAAAACACGCTGACGGATGAAACAGTCGAGCCGGTTATCGGAAAACTGATTGACGCGGCAACTGCTGCGGGAGCACAACTTCGCAGCTAA
- a CDS encoding integration host factor subunit alpha gives MTLTKAELADILVDKVSNVTKNDAKEIVELFFEEIRSTLARGEEIKISGFGNFQLRDKPQRPGRNPKTGEEVPITARRVVTFHASQKLKGMVEHYYDKQR, from the coding sequence ATGACATTAACTAAAGCCGAATTGGCCGATATTTTGGTAGATAAAGTCAGCAATGTAACCAAAAACGATGCCAAAGAAATCGTCGAACTCTTTTTTGAAGAAATCCGCAGCACTTTGGCACGCGGCGAAGAAATCAAAATTTCCGGTTTCGGTAATTTTCAGTTGCGCGACAAACCGCAGCGTCCCGGCCGTAATCCGAAAACTGGCGAAGAAGTACCGATTACCGCCCGCCGCGTAGTAACTTTCCATGCCAGCCAAAAACTCAAAGGCATGGTGGAGCATTACTATGACAAACAACGCTAA
- a CDS encoding type B 50S ribosomal protein L31, which yields MKPNIHPDNYRTVLFFDSGANEGWLIRSCAETHGKTMVWKDGKEYPLFALDTSSASHPVYTGRQRNVNTEGRASKFNQRFQSMMSSFRKDK from the coding sequence ATGAAACCGAATATTCATCCTGATAATTACCGTACTGTTTTATTTTTCGACAGCGGTGCAAATGAAGGCTGGCTTATCCGCTCTTGTGCGGAGACGCATGGTAAGACGATGGTTTGGAAAGATGGAAAAGAATACCCGCTTTTCGCGCTGGATACGTCGTCTGCATCTCATCCTGTGTACACCGGCAGACAGCGAAACGTTAACACTGAAGGGCGTGCGAGCAAGTTCAATCAGCGTTTCCAATCGATGATGTCTTCATTTAGAAAGGACAAATAA
- a CDS encoding 50S ribosomal protein L36, whose protein sequence is MQVLSSLKTAKKRHRDCQIVRRKGKVYVICKSNPRFKARQR, encoded by the coding sequence ATGCAAGTTTTATCTTCACTGAAAACAGCGAAAAAACGCCACCGCGACTGTCAAATCGTCCGCAGGAAGGGTAAGGTTTACGTTATTTGTAAGAGTAACCCGCGCTTTAAGGCACGTCAGCGTTAA
- a CDS encoding assimilatory sulfite reductase (NADPH) hemoprotein subunit (hemoprotein; NADPH dependent; with the alpha subunit (a flavoprotein) catalyzes the reduction of sulfite to sulfide), whose translation MTTTADPRAKLPDTPLSGNEALKDRSDYLHGTIKQDLTDDFTGGFTADNFQLIRFHGMYEQDNRDIRAERTDQKLEPLKNMMLRCRLPGGIITPAQWLGIDEFAGDHTIYGSIRLTNRQTFQYHGILKTDLKLAHQSLHKLGLDSIATASDVNRNVLCTSNPVQSPLHQEAYEWAKRISMHLLPRTMAYADVWLDGEKVFTTEPTEPRNKEIADDVEPILGKTYLPRKFKTAVVIPPDNDVDIHSNDLGFVAIEENGKLVGFNVLVGGGLSSEHGNTKTYPNTSYEFGFVPLEYTLNAAEAVVSTQRDWGNRSDRKAARTRYTLQRVGVEVFKEEVERRMGIKFEPIRPYAFTHRGDHIGWVKGLEGNWHLTLFIENGRLLDYPGRPLKTGVREIAKIHPGDFRLTANQNLVVANVPPELKDTIDKIAKEHGLISKSITIQRENSMACVALPTCPLAMAEAERFLPSFSDKIDEMFAKYGLEDEYIVLRVTGCPNGCGRAMLAEIGLVGKAVGRYNLYAGGNREGTRIPRLFKENITEPEILEIVDGWVGNWAQNRLDDEGFGDFAVRTGIVKPVLDPPRDFWV comes from the coding sequence ATGACTACCACCGCCGACCCGCGCGCCAAACTGCCCGACACCCCGCTTTCCGGCAACGAAGCCCTGAAAGACCGCAGCGACTATCTGCACGGTACCATCAAACAAGACCTGACCGATGACTTTACCGGCGGCTTTACCGCCGACAATTTCCAGCTCATCCGTTTCCACGGCATGTACGAGCAGGACAACCGCGACATCCGCGCCGAGCGTACCGATCAAAAACTCGAACCCTTAAAAAACATGATGTTGCGCTGCCGCTTGCCCGGCGGCATCATTACGCCGGCGCAGTGGCTGGGCATAGACGAATTTGCCGGCGACCACACCATTTACGGCTCCATCCGCCTGACCAACCGCCAAACCTTCCAATACCACGGCATTTTAAAAACCGATTTGAAACTGGCGCACCAGTCCCTGCACAAACTCGGCCTCGATTCCATCGCCACCGCCAGCGACGTCAACCGCAACGTACTCTGCACCAGCAATCCCGTTCAAAGCCCGCTGCACCAAGAAGCCTACGAATGGGCGAAACGCATCAGTATGCACCTTCTGCCGCGCACTATGGCATACGCCGATGTCTGGCTGGACGGCGAAAAAGTGTTCACCACCGAACCGACCGAACCACGCAACAAAGAAATTGCCGACGACGTCGAACCGATTTTGGGCAAAACCTACCTGCCGCGCAAATTCAAAACCGCCGTCGTCATCCCGCCTGACAACGATGTGGACATCCATTCCAACGACTTAGGCTTCGTCGCCATAGAAGAAAACGGCAAACTTGTCGGCTTCAACGTCCTTGTCGGCGGCGGGCTGTCCAGCGAACACGGCAACACCAAAACCTACCCCAACACCTCCTACGAATTCGGTTTCGTCCCCCTCGAATACACCCTCAACGCCGCCGAAGCCGTCGTCAGCACCCAGCGCGACTGGGGCAACCGCAGCGACCGCAAAGCCGCACGTACCCGCTATACCCTCCAGCGCGTCGGCGTCGAAGTGTTCAAAGAAGAAGTTGAACGGCGCATGGGCATCAAGTTCGAACCTATCCGCCCCTACGCCTTCACCCATCGCGGCGACCACATCGGCTGGGTTAAAGGACTCGAAGGCAACTGGCACCTGACCCTGTTCATCGAGAACGGCCGCCTGCTCGACTACCCCGGCAGACCGTTGAAAACCGGCGTGCGCGAAATCGCCAAAATTCACCCCGGCGACTTTCGCCTGACCGCCAACCAAAACCTCGTTGTCGCCAACGTTCCGCCCGAGCTGAAAGACACCATAGACAAAATCGCCAAAGAACACGGCTTAATCAGCAAATCCATCACCATCCAGCGCGAAAACTCGATGGCGTGCGTCGCCCTGCCGACCTGTCCGCTGGCGATGGCGGAGGCCGAACGCTTCCTGCCATCGTTCTCCGACAAAATCGACGAAATGTTCGCCAAATACGGCTTGGAAGACGAATACATCGTCCTGCGCGTCACAGGCTGCCCCAATGGCTGCGGCCGCGCCATGCTCGCCGAAATCGGCTTAGTCGGCAAAGCCGTCGGCCGCTACAACCTCTACGCAGGCGGCAACCGCGAAGGCACCCGCATCCCGCGCCTCTTTAAAGAAAACATTACCGAACCCGAAATCCTCGAAATCGTCGACGGCTGGGTCGGTAACTGGGCGCAAAACCGCCTCGACGACGAAGGCTTCGGCGATTTTGCCGTCCGTACCGGCATCGTCAAACCCGTCCTCGACCCGCCGCGCGATTTTTGGGTATGA
- a CDS encoding spermidine synthase — translation MTANRTLIISVFIVASCGLAYELIIAALASYLLGDSILQFSSVIGLYLFSMGIGAHLTRYIKDEDVLHRFIEIELLVGIIGGISALALFVAFGLSAAPFRTLLYAFVLIVGAVVGMEIPLVMRVLNRKGAEFKELVAKVLTFDYLGALAVSLLFPLLLAPKLGMARSALLFGILNAAVAYLTARVFKAELPRYRAIRLRALIVLSVLAATFAYADRISFKAEQSYFGDPVVYQSHSPYQRLVVTRWKDDTRLYINGNLQFSSRDEARYHEALVLPAMQMVSNASRILILGGGDGLAAREVLKYPQVKHVTLVDLDPDMTATFKTSAALSALNQGSLSHPKMHVVNDDAAKWLEGSSEKFDVIIIDLPDPSNFSLGKLYSVPMYRLVARHLQPQGKIVVQSTSPYFAPNAYWSVVATLEAAGLSTAPYHVYVPSFGEWGFVLAGFDKQFPVPQKFDVPTRYLNAQTAAEMFRFPPDMARRKVEPNYLNNQILVSYFESDWRNVTR, via the coding sequence AGCATTTTGCAGTTTTCTTCCGTCATCGGACTTTATCTTTTCTCGATGGGCATCGGCGCGCACCTGACCCGCTACATCAAAGACGAAGACGTGTTGCACCGCTTTATCGAAATCGAACTTTTGGTCGGCATCATCGGTGGCATTTCCGCGCTGGCCTTGTTCGTCGCCTTCGGGCTTTCCGCCGCCCCGTTCCGCACCCTGCTCTATGCCTTCGTGCTGATTGTCGGCGCAGTCGTCGGCATGGAAATCCCGTTGGTCATGCGCGTGTTAAACCGCAAAGGCGCAGAGTTTAAAGAACTCGTTGCCAAAGTCCTGACCTTCGACTATCTGGGCGCACTCGCCGTTTCCTTGCTCTTCCCGCTTCTACTCGCCCCCAAACTCGGCATGGCGCGTTCCGCTCTCTTGTTCGGCATCCTCAACGCCGCCGTCGCCTACCTGACCGCGCGTGTCTTCAAAGCCGAACTGCCCCGCTACCGCGCCATCCGCCTGCGCGCGCTGATTGTCTTGTCCGTCCTCGCCGCCACCTTCGCCTACGCCGACCGCATCTCCTTCAAAGCCGAACAAAGCTATTTCGGCGACCCCGTCGTCTATCAAAGCCACTCGCCCTACCAGCGGCTCGTCGTTACCCGCTGGAAAGACGACACCCGCCTCTACATCAACGGCAACCTGCAATTCTCCTCGCGCGACGAAGCCCGTTACCACGAAGCCCTCGTCCTGCCCGCCATGCAGATGGTTTCCAACGCCTCCCGCATCCTCATCCTCGGCGGCGGCGACGGACTGGCGGCGCGCGAAGTCTTGAAATACCCGCAGGTCAAACACGTTACCCTGGTCGATTTAGACCCCGACATGACCGCCACTTTTAAAACCTCCGCCGCCTTAAGCGCGCTCAACCAAGGCTCGCTGTCCCATCCCAAAATGCACGTCGTCAACGACGATGCCGCCAAATGGCTGGAGGGGTCGTCTGAAAAATTCGACGTCATCATCATCGACCTGCCCGACCCGTCCAATTTCTCACTGGGCAAACTCTACTCCGTCCCCATGTACCGCCTCGTCGCCCGCCATCTTCAGCCGCAGGGCAAAATCGTCGTCCAATCCACCTCGCCCTACTTCGCCCCAAACGCCTACTGGTCGGTCGTCGCCACCCTCGAAGCCGCCGGCCTTTCCACCGCGCCTTATCACGTTTACGTCCCCTCCTTCGGCGAATGGGGATTTGTGTTGGCAGGCTTCGATAAGCAATTCCCCGTCCCGCAGAAATTCGACGTTCCCACGCGTTATCTGAACGCCCAAACCGCCGCCGAAATGTTCCGCTTCCCGCCCGACATGGCAAGGCGCAAGGTCGAGCCGAACTATCTGAACAACCAAATCCTCGTCAGCTATTTCGAAAGCGACTGGCGCAACGTAACTCGTTGA